The following proteins are co-located in the Manihot esculenta cultivar AM560-2 chromosome 9, M.esculenta_v8, whole genome shotgun sequence genome:
- the LOC122721225 gene encoding 60S acidic ribosomal protein P2-like, with translation MKVVAAYLLAVLGGNTSPSAEHIKDILSIVGAEVDDDRIEFLLSEVKGKDITELIAAGREQLASVPSGGGVAVAAVAPGGGGAAAAAASAAAEAKKEEKVEEKEESDEDMGFSLFD, from the exons ATGAAAGTGGTTGCTGCATATTTGCTGGCCGTGTTGGGAGGCAACACCTCCCCCTCCGCTGAGCATATCAAAGATATCCTCAGCATTG TTGGAGCTGAAGTTGATGATGATAGGATTGAATTTCTTCTTTCGGAAGTCAAGGGAAAGGATATAACAGAACTTATTGCTGCTGGCCGGGAGCAATTGGCATCAGTGCCTTCCGGTGGTGGTGTTGCTGTTGCAGCTGTTGCACCTGGTGGTGGTGGGGCTGCTGCTGCCGCTGCTTCTGCTGCAGCTGAGGCAAAGAAGGAAGAAAAGGTGGAGGAGAAAGAGGAATCAGATGAG GACATGGGCTTCAGTCTATTCGACTAG